The proteins below are encoded in one region of Cyanobacterium stanieri LEGE 03274:
- a CDS encoding NUDIX hydrolase has translation MSIIPELPQNLGSKLFFQGRKFQFEVNKLRLPNGVEGEWECIRHPGGALAVPITPDGNLVLVRQYRFAVKGRLLEFPAGTIEKGENPLSTIQREIEEETGYKAHQWQNLTKFPLAPGYSDEYIYPFLAQNLEKLPHPPHQDDDEDIEVVLMSPEELEEIIYRGSQVDAKSVTAYFLARRFLKEN, from the coding sequence ATGTCCATAATACCCGAATTACCTCAAAATCTAGGCTCAAAACTATTCTTTCAAGGCAGAAAATTTCAATTTGAAGTAAACAAACTCCGACTCCCCAACGGCGTAGAAGGTGAATGGGAATGTATTCGCCACCCCGGAGGAGCATTAGCCGTCCCCATCACCCCAGATGGTAATTTAGTATTAGTACGTCAATATCGTTTTGCCGTTAAAGGCAGACTGTTAGAATTTCCCGCAGGGACCATTGAAAAAGGAGAAAATCCCCTTTCCACCATACAAAGAGAAATTGAAGAAGAAACAGGATATAAAGCCCATCAATGGCAAAATCTGACTAAATTTCCCCTCGCCCCCGGTTACTCCGACGAATATATTTACCCCTTTCTAGCCCAAAATCTAGAAAAACTCCCCCATCCTCCCCACCAAGACGATGACGAAGACATTGAAGTTGTATTAATGTCACCAGAGGAATTAGAAGAAATTATTTATCGAGGTAGTCAGGTAGATGCTAAATCCGTTACAGCCTATTTCTTAGCCCGTCGTTTTTTAAAAGAAAATTAA
- a CDS encoding HEAT repeat domain-containing protein produces MDTEKLTKLESKLYSEIPLLGDRLRQQAIKELSAIKTPQSIEILTKALIFSEDKNVRNGVLNTLRQIKLQDTALIDAVCQLWADNREIELTKLIKLKGWVANQPLKLRVLTAVSLGWQGILEEENKIQVAEILLDLLNDKEREIRDKAREWLTSLSDEDLQAHMCRLASEKNNQDALDIAIEVNYRPLEPSQSALFYYFTQQWERYQDIDPDYHLLEEVYYHAPDELKERIDSHGIGLKRLEWLWMLLGGKEGRRIPTIGAQRWKKILEVMTSARNWDTLWELITVVPVRWSREIVKILKNNRWLPNAPEEKQIFNEVLNFSLKIKGKSIPQGKLIRCVYDWHHGDKISAIALTPDDKVLISGGGELIKLWNTETGAPITQLKRHIKGVTTLALSNDGITLASGSRDKTVSVWRIPEGNNLTNLSANNASVWSLSMTNDSKIIASASYREIRLWQYPSGKLYKTLTGFKTEVECTLISHDDKYIIAGGGKNDHTIRIWNLPEGENKYTLTGHQGAITSLALCPANATLASASKDGTVKLWSLSTGENKATLEGHHSTIWQLGITPDGTTLVTVSEDKTIKIWQLATGMLKATLEGHQGAIWCLDISQDGKLLATGSRDNTIRLWSLPDGKPMGVLKTHQKPIRHVKIGCDRTFIITGSDDQTLKLWKWDLPQLCNLPIFNISTPQQKSISDILSNQELTPEEENWLKLTEKLLNIKNQRNQTIPSEKNLPSNTDENKINLEQSREK; encoded by the coding sequence ATGGATACAGAAAAACTAACTAAATTAGAGTCTAAATTATATAGCGAAATACCCCTACTGGGCGATCGCCTTAGACAACAAGCCATTAAAGAATTATCAGCAATAAAAACCCCCCAATCCATTGAAATATTAACCAAGGCTCTAATTTTTAGTGAAGATAAGAACGTGAGAAATGGGGTATTAAATACCCTGCGACAAATCAAATTACAAGATACCGCCCTCATCGATGCGGTGTGTCAACTGTGGGCAGATAATCGAGAAATTGAATTAACTAAGTTAATTAAATTAAAAGGATGGGTAGCCAATCAACCCCTAAAATTAAGAGTATTGACGGCGGTTAGTTTAGGTTGGCAAGGAATTTTAGAGGAAGAAAATAAAATCCAAGTTGCGGAAATTCTCTTGGATTTATTAAACGATAAAGAAAGAGAAATCCGAGACAAAGCAAGGGAATGGTTAACTTCTTTGAGTGATGAAGACTTACAAGCCCATATGTGTCGTTTAGCTAGTGAAAAAAATAATCAGGATGCCTTAGACATAGCCATTGAAGTAAATTATCGACCCCTTGAGCCTTCCCAATCAGCCTTATTTTATTATTTTACTCAACAATGGGAGCGTTATCAAGACATTGATCCTGATTATCATCTCCTTGAAGAAGTTTATTACCATGCCCCCGATGAATTAAAAGAAAGAATTGATAGTCATGGTATCGGTTTAAAACGCCTAGAATGGTTATGGATGTTACTTGGGGGTAAAGAGGGAAGAAGAATACCAACCATTGGCGCTCAAAGATGGAAAAAAATATTAGAGGTGATGACTTCGGCTAGAAATTGGGATACCCTGTGGGAGTTAATTACCGTTGTGCCAGTGAGATGGAGTCGGGAAATTGTCAAAATTCTCAAAAATAATCGTTGGTTGCCCAATGCCCCCGAAGAAAAACAGATTTTTAATGAGGTGCTTAATTTTTCCCTGAAAATCAAGGGTAAGTCTATTCCCCAAGGTAAGTTAATTCGTTGTGTTTATGATTGGCATCATGGAGATAAAATAAGTGCGATCGCCCTTACCCCCGATGATAAAGTATTAATCAGTGGCGGTGGAGAATTAATCAAATTATGGAATACCGAAACAGGGGCGCCTATTACCCAGCTAAAAAGACATATCAAAGGAGTAACTACCCTTGCCCTCAGTAACGACGGCATCACCCTTGCCAGTGGTAGTAGAGATAAAACCGTCTCCGTGTGGCGTATTCCTGAAGGTAATAATCTAACCAATCTTTCGGCCAATAACGCCTCCGTTTGGTCTTTATCCATGACCAATGATAGTAAAATAATTGCTAGTGCTAGTTATCGAGAAATCCGTTTATGGCAATATCCCTCAGGAAAACTCTACAAAACCCTAACGGGATTTAAAACCGAAGTAGAATGCACCCTCATTAGCCATGACGATAAATATATTATCGCTGGGGGCGGAAAAAATGACCATACCATTAGAATATGGAATCTTCCCGAAGGAGAAAATAAATATACCCTCACGGGGCATCAAGGCGCCATTACATCCCTTGCCCTCTGCCCTGCTAATGCAACCCTTGCCAGTGCCAGTAAAGATGGTACAGTAAAATTGTGGTCATTGTCCACAGGGGAAAATAAAGCTACCCTAGAGGGTCATCATAGCACCATTTGGCAACTGGGCATTACCCCCGATGGCACAACCCTTGTCACTGTAAGTGAGGATAAAACCATCAAAATTTGGCAACTGGCCACAGGAATGCTCAAAGCCACCCTAGAAGGACATCAAGGGGCTATCTGGTGTCTGGATATTAGTCAAGATGGTAAACTACTAGCCACGGGAAGCCGTGATAATACCATTCGATTGTGGAGTTTGCCCGATGGTAAACCCATGGGAGTGCTAAAAACTCATCAAAAACCCATACGTCATGTTAAGATAGGGTGCGATCGCACCTTCATCATCACAGGAAGCGATGATCAAACTCTCAAACTCTGGAAATGGGATTTACCCCAACTGTGTAACTTACCAATTTTTAATATATCCACCCCCCAACAAAAATCCATCTCAGACATTCTTTCTAACCAAGAATTGACCCCCGAAGAAGAAAATTGGTTAAAACTAACAGAAAAATTACTAAACATCAAAAATCAACGAAATCAAACCATTCCATCAGAAAAAAATTTGCCCTCTAACACCGATGAGAATAAAATAAACCTTGAACAAAGCAGAGAAAAATAG
- a CDS encoding HAD-IA family hydrolase, with product MKPQVIFLDAVGTLFGVKNNVGWAYTQISQKYGVNYDSQLVNQAFYQSFQISSPLCFDTQSENLIKSLEFDWWKKIAENTFQSLNLLDQFTNFDDFFIELYQHFSTEKPWYIYNDVIFNLNLWQKQGINLAIISNFDTRIFSVLDSLDLSKYFSSITISSLSGMAKPHPNIFRQALETNNCFPENAWYIGDSKKEDYWGAKSVGMKAFWLSR from the coding sequence ATGAAACCACAAGTAATATTTTTAGATGCCGTAGGCACTCTTTTTGGTGTAAAAAATAATGTCGGTTGGGCTTATACTCAAATATCACAAAAATATGGCGTTAACTACGATAGCCAATTAGTTAATCAAGCCTTCTATCAATCCTTTCAAATATCTTCCCCTCTATGTTTTGATACCCAATCAGAAAACCTCATTAAATCCCTTGAGTTTGATTGGTGGAAAAAAATTGCTGAAAATACCTTTCAATCACTGAATTTATTAGATCAATTTACTAATTTTGATGACTTTTTTATCGAACTATATCAGCATTTTTCTACCGAAAAACCTTGGTATATTTATAATGATGTAATCTTCAATTTAAACCTATGGCAAAAACAAGGAATTAACCTCGCCATTATTTCTAACTTTGATACCCGTATTTTTTCTGTTTTAGATAGTCTTGATTTAAGTAAATATTTTTCTAGTATTACCATCTCATCCTTATCTGGAATGGCTAAACCCCATCCGAATATTTTTCGTCAAGCCTTAGAAACTAATAATTGTTTTCCAGAAAATGCTTGGTATATTGGAGATAGTAAAAAAGAAGATTATTGGGGAGCTAAAAGCGTCGGGATGAAAGCCTTTTGGTTGTCAAGATAA